TGCCGAGCGGCATCCGTGCCACGAGGAAGGCCCCGCCATGCGCGCCCGGGACATCATGACCAGGAACGTCCTGTCCGTCGAACCCACGGTCCCGGTGGCCAAGGCCGCCGCGATGCTGGCCAAGCGCGGCTACAGCGCGCTGCCCGTCGTCGACCGCTCCGGCGATCTCATCGGCATCGTCACCGAGGCCGACCTGATCGGGAACCGGTTCCCGTTCACCGAGGCGGCCGCCGAGGCCGGCGCCGCGACCGGCCCGGCGGCCACCGTGGCCGAGGTGATGACCAGCCCGGTGGTCGGCGTCAGCCACGACACCGACGTCTCCATCGTCGCCCGGGAGATGCTGGTCGACCGGCGCCGAAGCCTGCCGATCGTGGACGGGTCGGCCCTGGTCGGGGTGATCACCCGGCGCGACATCGTGCGCGCCCTGGCCCGTTCCGACGAGGAGATCGCCTCCGACGTCCGCGCCAAGCTGGGCGTCATCGGGGGTCTGACCCGCTGGTCGGCCCAGGTCGGCAACGGCGATGTGGTCCTGCACGATCGCTACCGCGAAGCCTCGGATCGCGACATCGCCCGCGCCCTCGTCGAATCGGTGCCCGGCGTCATCTCGGTGACGATCCGGACGCCGGACGACGAGAACGCCTGAGCGCACCGACCGCTCGAATCGTCCACCGCACCGCACCATCCGCCGCTTGACCACCCACCGATAGGGGTCCGCCCACCATGGCCGTCGACGTCGCACCCAGACCCACCACCCGGGCCGCCGCCGGGATCTCGGCCGCCGACCCGGGGCTCATCGGCCTGCTCGGGTTCGTGCTGGCCACCCTGACCGCCCAACTGGAGCACCTGGGCGTGCAGAACGAGGGACCCGTGTTCTGGGTCGGCGCCGTCTTCGGCGGCGTGGTCCAGGTGACCGCCGGGATGCTGTCCTACTTCAAGGGGGACAACTTCCATTTCGTCGTCTACAACGCATTCGGCTGGTACTGGATCGTGGTTCCCGGTTTCCTGCTCGGCCAGGAGGTCGGCATCTTCCAGGTCACCGGTCCGGCCCGGGGCGTGTTCGCCCTCGTCTTCGCCTTTCTCGCCCTGGCTTTCGCACCGGCCGGGGCGGTGCACAACTCCGTGCTGCCGGTGACCCTGCTGTGCGTGGCCGCCGGCCTGGGCTGCCAATCGATGGGCGCCTTCGCCGATTCGGCCCTGATGGGCACCACCGGAGCGATCATCCTGCTGGTGGCCTCCGCGCTGGCCGCCTACATGCTGGTGGAGAAGTTCTACTGGCTGACCCTGGGCCGGCGGGTGGTCCCGCTCGGGCCGCCGTGGATCGCCGGGAGCGACGACCGCGAGCCGTAAGCCCACAGCGGAGAAGCCTTGAAGGCCGTTGTATCGCGATATATCGTCGACGTATCGCGACCGATCTTCGGACTACTCCACTGGAGGGACGATGACATCTTCCGCCTGCGGTTCGTCGGGTGCCTGGGATCTGCCCGGCATGCTGCGAAAAGCGTTGATGGACACCGGATTGGGCGGGCCGGGGGGACCGTTCGGGCCGCCCGGTGCGGCCCGGGAGGGCGGCCCCCGGCCTGGTCCCGGACCCCGAGGACCCGGCCATCGCGGCGGCCCGTGGGGTGGCGGCCGCAAATGGGATTGGGGTCCTGGCAGCTGGGACCCCTGGTCCGGCGGGCCGGGCGGCGGCCGGGGCTCGCGCGGCCGGGCCGGCCGGGGCGACGTCCGGTCGGCGGTGCTGGCCCTGCTGGTCGACCAGCCCATGCACGGCTACCAGATCATCCAGGAGATCGAGCGGCGCAGTCACGGGGCCTGGAAGCCCAGCCCGGGATCGGTGTACCCGACCCTGCAGCAGCTCGAGGACGAGGGCCTGGTCCGGGCCGAGGAACTCGATGGTCGCCGGGTCTACCGGCTGACCGAGGACGGCCGGCGGGTCACCGCCGAGAAGGCCCAGGAGTTCGCCGGCATGTGGGACGCCTTCGCCCCCCGCGAGGACGACACCCAGATCGGCGACCTGGTCTTCCAGGTCGGGGCCGCCTTCGTGCACGTGATGCGGACCGGCAACCCGGAGCAGATCGCGCAGGCCCGGAAGGTGTTGGCCCGCACCCGCGGTGACCTGTACCGGATCCTGGGCGGTCCGGACGGGGACGGCCCGACCGGGGACGGCGCGGACGACGGCGCCCCTGACGCGGGCGCCGACGGGCCCGACCACGAACCGGGCCGGTCATGACCCAGTCGCCCCGGATGCGGGCCGGCACGAGCGACCGGCAGGCCGCGGTGGACCGGTTGACCACCCACTTCGCCGACGGTCGACTGGATGCGGCCGAGTTCGACCAGCGGGTGGCCACCGCCTACGGCAGCACCTACCTCGATGAGCTCACCCCGCTGTTTGCCGACTTGCCGGCCACCCGCCCGGACCGGCCGCCGTGGGCGACCGACGCCGGGTACCGGTCGGGCCCGGGGCGGGGTCAGCTTCCCGGCGGCGGACCCTGGGGTCCGCGCGGCGCCCGACCCGGACCCCCGCCGCCGATCCGGCTGGCGGTCTTCGTCCTGCTGATGGTCGCGATCTTCTGGTCGGTCGGTGCCGTCAGCCACGGCTTCTTCCCGTTCCCGCTGCTGTGGGTGGTCATCGGATTGCTGCTGCTGGGCCGGATGCGACACCGCCGGCACGGCTGGCAGCATCACGGGCATCGGTGATCCGCCCGTCTAGGCTGCCGTCATGGGCATCGCACCGGACACCAAGGACTGGACCTGGGTCATCGAGACCGCTTGCCCCGAATGCGGTTTCGATGCCGCGGGGCTGGCCCTGACCGACGTGCCGGCGCTGATCCGGACGAATGCGGCGGCCTGGCCGGCGGTCCTGGCCCGGCCCGATGTCCGGATCCGGCCCGCCGCCGACACCTGGTCGGCGCTGGAATACGGGTGCCACGTGCGGGACGCGTGCCGGGTCTTCGCCGACCGGCTCACCCTCATGCTGACCCAGGACGACCCGCTGTTCGCGAACTGGGACCAGGACGAGGCCGCCGAGCAGGGCCGCTACGGCGAGCAGGACCCGGCCCAGGTCGCGGCCGACCTGCAGCGGGCCGCCGACGGCGTCGCGGCGGGTTTCGCCGACGTCCGGGGTGAGCAGTGGCACCGGACCGGGCGGCGGTCCAACGGCTCGGTCTTCACGGTGCAGACGCTGGCCCGCTACTTCGTCCATGACCCGGTGCACCACCTGCACGACGTCGCCGGCTGATCCGCGACCCGGGCCGCTGCGGCCCGGTCCCGGCGGACCGGCGACAATCGCCGGATGCCTTTTCTCAGGTCGCGCCTGTCCGACCGCAGCGGCGGTGAGATCCACCTGGTGCTGATGCTCGCCCTGACCTTTTCCACCGGGATCGTCGACGCCGTCGGTTATCTCGGACTAGACAAGGTGTTCGCCGGCAACATGACCGGCAACGTGGTCATCCTCGGGATGGCCGCCGCCGGGGCCGACAGCCTGCCGCTGGCCGGGCCGTCGATCGCGTTGGCCGGGTTCCTGATCGGCGCGCTGATCGGCGGCCGGATCGTCCGCCCGGTCGACGGTGGTCAGTGGTCCCGCCGGATCGGTGGGGTCTTCGGTCTGGTCGGCCTGATCCTGGCCGGCGTGGCCGCCGCGTTGTTCGTGGTCGGCAGCGGTCCCGCGGCGCCGCAGCTGCTGCCGATCGTGGCGCTGCTGTCGACGGCCATGGGTCTGCAGGCGGCGACCGCCCGGCACCTGGCGGTCAAGGACATCACCACCGTCGTGGTCACCTCGTTGATCACCGGACTGGCCGCGGACGCCGCGGTCAGCGGGACCCGTCAGCCGTGGGCCCGGCGGGTGCTGGCCCTGGCCCTGCTCACGCTGGGCGCCCTGGTCGGGGCGCTGACCCTGCGTTGGCACCCGGGACTGGGCCTGGCGATCTCGGCCGGGCTGACGATCATCGTGGCCGGGGTGGGCACCCTGGCCTGGATGGCCCGCCGGTCCGCGCCGGCCGACGCGGACTGACCGGACGGTCAGCGCTGGTACAGGCCGGTCGCGATGTGATGGTCGCCGCGGCGGGTCAGCCGGGTCGGGCGCTCTCCGAAGCGGATGTCGCACTGCCGACACCACGGCCCACTCGCCTCATCGGTCGCCTTGGGAGCGCCGGCCAGGTACGGGGCCTCGGAGACCGATGCCGCACCGCACCGCGGGCACGCCTGAAACAGCTTCATGATGTCGTTCTTTCGTCTTCAAGTATCCGGGGCGGGCGACCCATGACGGCAGCCGTGCGCGTCCCACGAAATGTGACGGCCCTCCATCATGCACCATGATCCCCGGGTGAGGGAAATCACGATCGGGTTGTTCCGGCGTGTCCCGGGCCGGGCAGGCGGATGCGCCGCCCGGCCGGCGGCCCGACACAATGGGCACCATGCCCAAGCTCCCGCTGCCCGCCCCGGTCGTCGCTCTGCTGCACCGGCCCAATCCGGCCGTCATCGCCACCGTCCGACCCGACGGTCACCCCGTCACGGTCGCGACCTGGTATCTGCTGGACGGTGAGGAGATCGTGGTGAATATGGCGGCCAAGCGCAAACGGCTCGACTACCTGCGGGCCGATCCCCGGGTCGCCCTCACCATCCTGGACAGCGAGAGCTGGTACTCGCACGTGAGCATCGTCGGCCGGGTGATCAGCATCGTGGACGATCCCGACCTGGCCGGCATCGACCGGCAGTCGATGCAGTACGGCGGCAATCCCTACCCGAACCGGGTCGAGCCCCGGGTGGATGCCCGGATCGCCATCGACACCTGGCATGCCTGGGGCGCGATCGCGGAGCAGGTCCGCCCGGGCGGCTGACTGCCGCGGGACCCGTTCGCACTCACAGTCGGCGCACAGCGCACGCTGGGCCGGCGCTCGGCCGGCCGCCGGCACGATGGGCCAGCCCCAGACGCCGACGGCAGGAGAACCATGCGACGAGCACCGCAGAACACCCCGACTTACGAGGGTCGAGCCCTCCCCCGGCCGGACGAGGAGGTCATGGACCAGGGCCTGTCCTTCGATATGCAGACGATGCTCGGCCGCCGGCAGATGCTCCGGGCGGTCGGCCTGGGGGCGGTCGCCGTCGGGCTGGCCGCCTGCGGCGCCGGCACGACCACCGCATCAACGTCGGCGTCGACCAACGGGTCGACGACCGGGTCGACCGCCGGGTCGACCGCCGCCAGCCCGTCGAGCAGTGCGGCCGGCAGCGCCAGCAGTTCGAGCGCGGCCGCCGCGACGCTGACCGAGATCCCGGACGAGACCGCCGGCCCGTACCCCGGGGACGGCTCCAACGGGCCGGACGTGCTGTCCCAGAGCGGCATCGTGCGCAGCGACATCCGCTCCAGCTTTGCCGGCTCGACCGGCGTCGCCGAGGGCGTGCCGATGACGCTCACCCTGAGCATCAAGGACATGGTCAACGGCAACGCCCCGTTCGCCGGGGTCGCGGTCTACGTCTGGCATTGCGATCGGGAGGGCCGGTACTCCCTGTACAGCGACGGGGTGACCGAGGAGAACTACCTGCGCGGCGTCCAGGTCGCCGGAGCGGACGGCACGGTCAGCTTCACCAGCATCTACCCGGCCACCTACTCCGGCCGCTGGCCGCACATCCACTTCGAGGTCTACCCGGACGTCGCCAGCATCACCGACTCGACCAACGCCATCGCCACCTCGCAGGTGGCCATGCCCAGCGACGTCAGCGACCTGGTCTACCAGCAACCCGGGTACGAGCAGTCGATCATCAACAAGGCCCAGATCAGCCTGACCAGCGACAACGTCTTCGGCGACGACGGCGGCATCCACGAGCTGGGCACCGCGACCGGGGACGTCGCCAGCGGCTACCACGTCACTCTGGACGTGCCGGTCGACACCTCGACCGCGCCGACGGCCGGCAGCGCCCCCGCGGGCGGCCCCGGCGGTGGCCAGGGCGGTGGCCAAGGTGGTGGCCAGCCGCCGAGCCGCTGAGCTCGGGTCCCGCCGCGTCACCACCGGGATCGCACCCGGACGTCCTACGGTGAGGCGATGACGGTCAGTCGCACCCGCCGGGCCCGGGCGTCGCGCAAACGGCAGCGCCGGATGCGCGGGGTCGAGCACGACCTGACCGGCCCGCAGTGGGACGCGCTGCAGGCGGCGTGGGGCGGCTGCGCCTACTGCGGCGCGGCCGGCTCCGCGCTCCAGCGCGACTGCGTGCTGCCCATCTCGCGCGGCGGCCGGTACACCCTGGACAATGTCGTGCCGGCCTGCCGCTCCTGCAACGCCAGCAAGTGCGGCGACGAGGTCACCGGGTGGCTGCGCCGCCGCAAGCTGGACGAGAGTCGTTTCCTGCTCCGGCATCTGCAGATCCGCGCGGCCCTGGTCGCGCAGTTCGAACGGCGCGAATCCGATGATCGGGCCGACCCGGTCGTTCAGGCGGTCGGCGTCAACGCCGCCACCAGGTAGCGGACCGACAGCTCCACCACGGCGTCGACCTCGTCGGAGCCGTTGAAGATGTGGTCGGCTCCGGCCACCGGCACCAGCCGGACCGGCACGCCGGCGGCGGCCAGTGCGTCGCGCAGCGCCTCGCTCTGACCGAACGGCACCACCCGGTCCGCGGTGCCGTGCACCAGCAGGAAGGGCGGGGCGTCCGGGTGCACCTGACGGACCGGGGCGGCATCCGCGCGGGCGGCCGGATCGGCACCGGCCAGCAGGATCTCGGGGGGATGCTCGACGAGCGAGGGCGGCAGCAGCGCCTGCATCTCCGGCGGCAGCACCAGCCGCGGGATGGCGTCCGGGTCGGCGACGCCGTACCAGTCGACCACCACGTCGACCCCGCTGGCCGGCCCGACCACCCCGACCTGCCCCTCCAGCTCGGGCCGCCCGGCGGTCAGGGCCACCAGCGCGGCCAGATGGCCGCCGGCCGACTCACCCCAGATCCCCACCCGGCCGGCATCGATGCCGAGCTCGTCGGCGTGCCCGCAGGTAGCGCACCGCCGCCTTCACATCGTGCAGCTGGGCCGGGAACGGCGCCTCCCGCGCGTGCCGGTAGTCCACCGTGGCCACGGCCAGCCCGGCGGCCACCACAGCGTCGAAAAGCTGCTCGGGACGCAGTGTCTCAGGCAGGTACCGGCGGTCACCGGACAGCCAGGCGCCTCCGTGCACCCACACCACCAGGGGCGGCGGCGTGGGATTGGGCGGCACCCACAGGTCCAGTTGCAGCGGCCGGTACCCGGAGACCAGGGCGTAGCTGATCCCGCTGAAGCGGCGCACCCCGTCCACCCGGGTCCACGGGGGCACCGGCGGCAGGTGCGCAACCGGTCCGCTCCACTGGTCGTCCGCGTGGTCCGGCTCGTCGGGCGATGTCTGCTGATCCGGCATGGCTGGTTCCCGCGCCCTTCTGTGCTCGTCCGGGGCACGATAGGGCCGAAGGCCGGTCATCGGCCAGTGCCGGCCCGGCCGACCCGCCCCCGGGTGCGGCCCGAACGAGCGGAGGACCGATGGACCTGGGCATTGCCGGCAAGGCGGCGCTGGTGTGCGCGTCGACCAGCGGTTTGGGCGCCGCGACCGCCCAGGCGTTGGCCGCCGAGGGCAGCCGGGTGGTCTTCGCCGGTCGCCGGTCCGAGCTGGCCCGGGAGCTGGCCGGCCGGTATCCCGGTTGTGTCGGCCTGGCCGCCGACCTGTCCACCGTGGCCGGGGCGCAGGCCCTGCACGACGCGGCCGTACGGGCCGTCGGCCCGTTGGACATCGTCGTGCTCAACAGCCCGCCGCCGCCCCCGGGCACCGCGGTCGACCTGGACCCGCCGGCCCTGACCGAATCGCTGGCCTCCTTGCTGCTGGCGCCGACCGCGCTGGTCGGCGCCGCGCTGCCGCACCTGCGCCAGCAACGCTGGGGGCGGATCCTGGCCATCGGATCGAGCAGC
This genomic window from Nakamurella multipartita DSM 44233 contains:
- a CDS encoding DinB family protein, with product MGIAPDTKDWTWVIETACPECGFDAAGLALTDVPALIRTNAAAWPAVLARPDVRIRPAADTWSALEYGCHVRDACRVFADRLTLMLTQDDPLFANWDQDEAAEQGRYGEQDPAQVAADLQRAADGVAAGFADVRGEQWHRTGRRSNGSVFTVQTLARYFVHDPVHHLHDVAG
- a CDS encoding HNH endonuclease, coding for MTVSRTRRARASRKRQRRMRGVEHDLTGPQWDALQAAWGGCAYCGAAGSALQRDCVLPISRGGRYTLDNVVPACRSCNASKCGDEVTGWLRRRKLDESRFLLRHLQIRAALVAQFERRESDDRADPVVQAVGVNAATR
- a CDS encoding acetate uptake transporter family protein: MAVDVAPRPTTRAAAGISAADPGLIGLLGFVLATLTAQLEHLGVQNEGPVFWVGAVFGGVVQVTAGMLSYFKGDNFHFVVYNAFGWYWIVVPGFLLGQEVGIFQVTGPARGVFALVFAFLALAFAPAGAVHNSVLPVTLLCVAAGLGCQSMGAFADSALMGTTGAIILLVASALAAYMLVEKFYWLTLGRRVVPLGPPWIAGSDDREP
- a CDS encoding intradiol ring-cleavage dioxygenase, with product MRRAPQNTPTYEGRALPRPDEEVMDQGLSFDMQTMLGRRQMLRAVGLGAVAVGLAACGAGTTTASTSASTNGSTTGSTAGSTAASPSSSAAGSASSSSAAAATLTEIPDETAGPYPGDGSNGPDVLSQSGIVRSDIRSSFAGSTGVAEGVPMTLTLSIKDMVNGNAPFAGVAVYVWHCDREGRYSLYSDGVTEENYLRGVQVAGADGTVSFTSIYPATYSGRWPHIHFEVYPDVASITDSTNAIATSQVAMPSDVSDLVYQQPGYEQSIINKAQISLTSDNVFGDDGGIHELGTATGDVASGYHVTLDVPVDTSTAPTAGSAPAGGPGGGQGGGQGGGQPPSR
- a CDS encoding DUF1707 SHOCT-like domain-containing protein — encoded protein: MTQSPRMRAGTSDRQAAVDRLTTHFADGRLDAAEFDQRVATAYGSTYLDELTPLFADLPATRPDRPPWATDAGYRSGPGRGQLPGGGPWGPRGARPGPPPPIRLAVFVLLMVAIFWSVGAVSHGFFPFPLLWVVIGLLLLGRMRHRRHGWQHHGHR
- a CDS encoding CBS domain-containing protein; its protein translation is MTRNVLSVEPTVPVAKAAAMLAKRGYSALPVVDRSGDLIGIVTEADLIGNRFPFTEAAAEAGAATGPAATVAEVMTSPVVGVSHDTDVSIVAREMLVDRRRSLPIVDGSALVGVITRRDIVRALARSDEEIASDVRAKLGVIGGLTRWSAQVGNGDVVLHDRYREASDRDIARALVESVPGVISVTIRTPDDENA
- a CDS encoding SDR family oxidoreductase, giving the protein MDLGIAGKAALVCASTSGLGAATAQALAAEGSRVVFAGRRSELARELAGRYPGCVGLAADLSTVAGAQALHDAAVRAVGPLDIVVLNSPPPPPGTAVDLDPPALTESLASLLLAPTALVGAALPHLRQQRWGRILAIGSSSVQAPIPGLAASNTGRAALAGYLKTLAGEVAADGITVNLLLPGRIATDRMRSLDETVARASGRPTAEVAAESLRLIPAGRLGDPAEFGAVAAFLCGEPAAYVTGTAVRCDGGLIPTL
- a CDS encoding PadR family transcriptional regulator, which gives rise to MTSSACGSSGAWDLPGMLRKALMDTGLGGPGGPFGPPGAAREGGPRPGPGPRGPGHRGGPWGGGRKWDWGPGSWDPWSGGPGGGRGSRGRAGRGDVRSAVLALLVDQPMHGYQIIQEIERRSHGAWKPSPGSVYPTLQQLEDEGLVRAEELDGRRVYRLTEDGRRVTAEKAQEFAGMWDAFAPREDDTQIGDLVFQVGAAFVHVMRTGNPEQIAQARKVLARTRGDLYRILGGPDGDGPTGDGADDGAPDAGADGPDHEPGRS
- a CDS encoding TIGR03618 family F420-dependent PPOX class oxidoreductase produces the protein MPKLPLPAPVVALLHRPNPAVIATVRPDGHPVTVATWYLLDGEEIVVNMAAKRKRLDYLRADPRVALTILDSESWYSHVSIVGRVISIVDDPDLAGIDRQSMQYGGNPYPNRVEPRVDARIAIDTWHAWGAIAEQVRPGG
- a CDS encoding YoaK family protein, translated to MPFLRSRLSDRSGGEIHLVLMLALTFSTGIVDAVGYLGLDKVFAGNMTGNVVILGMAAAGADSLPLAGPSIALAGFLIGALIGGRIVRPVDGGQWSRRIGGVFGLVGLILAGVAAALFVVGSGPAAPQLLPIVALLSTAMGLQAATARHLAVKDITTVVVTSLITGLAADAAVSGTRQPWARRVLALALLTLGALVGALTLRWHPGLGLAISAGLTIIVAGVGTLAWMARRSAPADAD